The nucleotide sequence CCGAGACAGAAGCCTAGCCGACTGTGTCAGCGGTGTGTATGAGTAATAGCACTGATATTAATActaacattactacagtactactgaaAAGGATAACTTAATTTATAGAACACTTCTCAAACATTAcacttaatgtgtgtgtgtgtgtgtgtgtgtgtgtgtgtgtgtgtgtgtgtgtgtgtgtgtgtgtgtgtgtgtgtgtgtgtgtgtgtgtgtgtgtgtgtgtgtgtgtgtgtgtgtgtgtgtgtgtgtgtgtgtgtgtgtgtgtgtgtgtgcgcactcatgcgtgtgtgtgtccaggttctAAGTCTGAGGTGGCAGTGGAGAGTGGACTGGAGGAGGATCAGGCCTTGGAGATCCTCGCCCTGTATGTCAACAGGAAACCCCAGAGACTCCCAGAACAAGCCCGCAGCATTGTCAGAGAGTGCAaaggtacacatacacacaccatatggAACTATAGTATTGAATGAAATGAAAATTCCTTTCAGGTTTACaataaaatgtcaatttatttcaCATATTCAAGAGAAATACAGTATTACATTTTCATATGCAGGATTTGGGCAGCATTATGTAGTGCCCAAAACATTGATAGAAATAATGAACAGATCATAAATAGAGAACAAGCTAATTAAACATCAAATAAAACAGCAACATGGCATACTGTAATATTATGGATAGAATATAGTacattatacaatgggtgggtctaatcctgaatgctgattggttaaaaccacattccagccgGTGTTTATTCCACAAGTTGCCACcgtttaaagtgactatgcatagataataaacaccgGGGGGGTTGTGACAGTATAAATAGTCtgggccatttgattaattgttcagcagtcttacagtttgggggtagaagctgttaaggaggcTTTTGGTgttagacttggtgctccggtactgcttgctgtgcatttttgggctttcctctgacactgcctagtatataggcccaggatggcaggaagcttggccccagtgatggactgggccgtatgcactaccctctgtagcgccttacgatcAGATgtcgagcagttaccataccaggcggtgacgcaaccggtcaggatgctctcgatggtgcagctgtagaactttttgagtatctggggacccatgccaaatcttttcagtctcctgagggggaaaaggtgttgtcatgccctcttcacaactgttttggtgtgtttggaccttgATAGCTCGTCGCTCCATTTCagcccgttgatgttaatgggggcctgttcggcctgccttttcctgtagtccacgatcagcttctttgtcttgcccacattgagggagaggttgttgtcctggcaccacactgccaggtctctgacctccttataggctgtctcactgttgttggtgatcaggcctaccactgttgtcgtcagcaaacttaatgatggtgttggagtcgtgtttgtaATATCTACCCTTCTACCCAGAGGCTGCAACATCAGTAATATCTACCCTTCTACCCAGAGGCTGCAACATCAGTAATATCTACCCTTCTACCCAGAGgctgcaacatcattaatatataCCCTTCTACCCAGAGGCTGCAACATCAGTAATATCTACCCTTCTACCCAGAGgctgcaacatcattaatatataCCCTTCTACCCAGAGgctgcaacatcattaatatataCCCTTCTACCCAGAGgctgcaacatcattaatatagACCCTTCTACCCAGAGgctgcaacatcattaatatagACCCTTCTACCCAGAGGCTGCAACATCAGTAATATCTACCCTTCTACCCAGAGgctgcaacatcattaatatagACCCTTCTACCCAGAGgctgcaacatcattaatatagACCCTTCTACCCAGAGgctgcaacatcattaatatagACCCTTCTACCCAGAGGCTGCAACATCAGTAATATCTACCCTTCTACCTAGAGGCTGCAACATCATCAATATAGACCCTTCTACCCAGAGGCTGCAACATCATCAATATAGACCCTTCTACCCAGAGgctgcaacatcattaatatagACCCTTCTACCCAGAGgctgcaacatcattaatatagACCCTTCTACCCAGAGGCTGCAACATCAGTAATATAGACCCTTCTACCCAGAGGCTGCAACATCAGTAATATAGACCCTTCTACCCAGAGGCTGCAACATCAGTAATATAGACCCTTCTACCCAGAGgctgcaacatcattaatatagACCCTTCTACCCAGATGCTTCAATATCAATAGTCAATTTGATCATCTAAAAGTTCAGAGAAGAAAAAAATTGTATTGAGATTTCTTAAACTACTAATGTTAACATTTTAACTCAATATCTAAAAGTATTGCACTTTAGCAGATTCAACTTCTCAAGAGCTTGATGGTTCATTGATTTTTTTGTGATGGTGTTGGGTTGGAACACAAATGTGCTGGCTGCACTTTCTTCTCCATGACAAAAGATTCATAAAAAAATAAACCAATATTTTGAGCTAGCTGTCTTGACCTGGTGTACTGTGGATCCTCTGCATTCAGCTGCACCTTTCTTTGTTGGGCAGGTGCTATTTCTCTGTCAGAACAATGGGTTTCACAAAACACTTATTCATGTCTTTTTATAGCTTTATTTGTATAGTGGTTATGTTCAGTTCTCTCTTACTCATTTGACTGATGTCCTGCTGGTATGAGTCTGTCagcctgtttttgtttttctgtcaAAAGCCCTTAATGCCCACTGAAAATTCTGTTAACCTTCAACGACTTGTAGAATTCCATACTAAAtcatgaaataaatacaaattccattTCTGTTACATCTCAACTcttaaaaaataaatttaaaaaactatAAAACTCTTGGCACAATCAACCAGCCTACTTAAACCCCTCCTCTGTTCCCCAGGCTCTCCCTTGGTGGTGTCCCTAATCGGGGCCCTGCTGCGGGAGTTCCCGGACCGCTGGGCCTACTACCTGCACACGCTCCAGCAGAAGAAGTTCAAGCGTATCCGTAAGTCGTCTTCGTATGACTACGATGCCCTTGACCAGGCCATGGCTGCCAGCATCCAGGTCCTGTCTGAGGAACACAGGGAGCTGTACATTGACCTCACCGTGCTGGAGAAGGATGTCAAAGTACCTGCCAAGGTCAGACTGGCCGGGGGGGATTATGGTTAGGCTTGGGTAGGTAAGGCTAGATTCGGCTAGGCTTGGTTAGGTCAGGTTAGGCTAAACTAAGCTAGTCTACAGTAGGTTAGGGTAAGGATATCCCGCACCTTCAgccagaaagtattcacaacccatGGAGACATTGTGAGCTGTCCTtgtggaaagaaggagggaatAAGATAATAAAAGACAAGGAAGCAGGTTATTGTCTCTTAATCGAAGCCTGTTCTTCCATCAAAGGAGGCTgcggaggggaggacggctcataataatgtcttgaatagcattccagccattactatgagccagtcctccccaattaaggtgccaccaacctcctgtgtccTCCATGTTCTTCTGCCTGCAGGTTCTGTCGGTTCTGTGGGATCTAGAACCGGAGGAGGTGGAGGACGTTCTCCAGGACTTTGTGAACAAGTCCCTACTGTTCCGTGACTGTCACCACCGGCCCTACCTCTACTACCTCCATGACCTCCAGCTGGACTTCCTGGCTGAGATGAACCGCTCTGGTCTAGAAGTGGGTCTCATACACTccaaccagtggaggctgctaagaggaggacaactcataataatgtccagtatagagtgaatggaatggtatcaaacactcCATTCCAGGCATATTAttagccgtcctcccctcagcagcctccactgactccAACATACACACCTCTATCTTAATTTACATAGGGTTGTTATGTATGCTGGTGGCCATTTTGAAATGTATCTAAAGTTTGATGTTTGATAACTGTTGAAATTAATTCATATTTTCTGAAATCCAATATAAGGAAAAAATGATAGAGAATCAATGTACATAGAACTTGGAAAACTAGACCATCGCTTACAGAATGAATCAGTTAGACTCATGTCTTCTATGCCCTGCATTATTGGGACATCAATCtactataattaagcaataaggtccgaggggtttgtgatatatggccaatataccacggctaaaggctgtgtccaggcactccgtgttgcgtcgtgcttaagaaccACCCTTctccgtggtatattggccatatatcacaaaccccttattgtgattataaactggttaccaatgtaattaaagcagttaaaataaatgttttgtcatatctGTGCTATATGGTCTgttataccacggctgtcagccaatcagcattcagggcgttaaaactacccagtttataatatggtgtgtgtgtgttccagagcCTCCACACCAAGGTGGTGCGTCAGTACCAGCAGCGCTACAGCCAGGGTCCCCCCACCTCAGGAGATGAAGAGTGCCTCTACTGGTTCAGATTCCTCACCTACCACATGGCCAAGGCCAACCTCACACAGgtacgcacgcacgcgcacacacacacacatctaaatcaACATTTTTGGGTCgtgtacacagtttagcagatgttatagcgggtgcagggaaatgcttgtgttactagctcctaacaggtaCACAAGTAATCAAAAACTAAATCCAATTAACAACCCAAATAACACTTTCAGAGCTTGTGTTTAAGCTTGTTTGCTCTTGTTTGaggatgtgtgagagagagctggtgtgtgagagagagctggtgtgagtgtgtgttttgtgtgagctggtgtgtgtgtgtgttttgtgagcgAGTCTCTTAGCGTCTTGCTACAGGAGATGGTgtgatggctgttcaacagtctgatggagaTAAAAGCACCACTCCGTATGATGGAGGCCTTCGCCAGACAAGCACAAGTCACTAACGTCTTtttctatctctatttctatctatctatctccatctctttctatctctatttctatctatctccatctctttctatctctatttctatctatctccatctctttctatctctatttctatctatctccatctctttctatctctatttctatctatctccatctctttctatctctatttctatctatctccatctctttctatctctatttctatctatctccatctctttctatctctatttctatctatctccatctctttctatctctatttctatctatctccatctctttctatctctatttctatctatctccatctctttctatctctatttctatctatctccatctctttctatctctatttctatctatctccatctctttctatctctatttctatctatctccatctctttctatctctatttctatctatctccatctctttctatctctatttctatctatctccatctctttctatctctatttctatctatctccatctctttctatctctatttctatctatctccatctctttctatctctatttctatctatctccatctctttctatctctatttctatctatctccatctctttctatctctatttctatctatctccatctctttctatctctatttctatctatctccatctctctatctctatttctatctatctccatctctttctatctctatttctatctatctccatctctttctatctctatttctatctatctccatctctttctatttctatctatctccatctctttctatctcctatctatctccatctctttctatctctatttctatctatctccatctctttctctctctatttctatctatctccatctctttctctctctatttctatctatctccatctctttctctctctatttctatctatctccatctctttctctctctatttctatctatctccatctctttctctctctatttctatctatctccatctctttctctctctatttctatctccatctctttctctctctatttctatctatctatctccatctctttctccctgtatatttctctctctttaggAGTTGTGCTCTCTGATGTTCTCTCTGGACTGGGTCAGAACTAAAGCTCAGATTATGGGACCGGCTCATCTCATCAATGACTATGTGGAGTACGGCGCCATACTGGACAAAGAGGTCAGGATTTGATCAACACCAAGTTCACTGAGGAACTTAGTGTACCCTGTTTTATCCTCATTTGATATGGTTTTCAGATCTTGTGTTTGGTATCAATTCCTCaatggtggcctagtggttaagagcatagggccagtaaccaaaacgtcgctggtttgaattcctgggccgactaggtgaaaaatgtgttattgtgcccttgagcaaggcactcaaccctaattgctcctgtaagtctttctgcataagagcgtctgctaaatgactacaatgtagaaatgtcAATGCAAGAAACAGTTACTCGTTTCATGCCTGTGAATACAATTGTTGAGTTCcgatctctcctttctctcactgTGTGTACCTGTTCAATTCCCCTCATGGTTTTGAAACACCCAGTTTGTCACATCCTCGCTATGAGTCTCTCTTTATGGTCCCCCCCAGAACAGCGAGTTGCGGGGCCACTTCCAGGAGTTCCTGTCTCTGAACGGCCACCAGTTGGAGCAGCGTCCGTTCCCTGACGTAGTGCAGCTGGCCCTGTCCCAGCCAGACTCCTCTGAGGTGTACCGCCAGGCCCTGCTGCAGGCGCAGGAGAGGGCCACCAGAGGGGGACTCTACCTTGACTGGGTGTCAGTAGTAGGCCCATACACACTACTCACGTGCTTTATAAGCGTACTCACTACTTAATCGGGGTGTACAGTGTTGACCCCTAGCCCCCACCTCTTACTCCCTAGCCCTTATGCATTCCATTCCCCAGTCAACCATACCCTAACCATAGAGTTGGTTTTGTGTCGCAATTACCACAAAGCCTGTTTTAGCGTAGTGTCAGTGGCactgcccatgctaaaacagaAGTCATCGTAAATGCACAGACGTACcctctatccaactctatgacCATATCTACGTTTTAGTCTCATTGCCTGATGTTCAACTTCTTCTAACATCCCCTCATGCTCACATTCTCAAAGTCATTTTTGTTTGTGGTTTGTTCCAGGAACAAAAGTAGTCTGAAGAGCCTGTCTCGTCTGGTGGTCCAGCCCCACCAGGGATCCATCTACTCTGCCTGCTTCTCCCACGACGGCACCAAGATCGCCTCCTGTGGCTCCAGCAAGACACTGCGAGTAAGACGCACACATTCTTTTGAAATAAATCTTCACCCACTGTATCTCCCACACATCTCTGTTTGAGTGGGTGTCCTCTATAAACTCTGCCCCGTGTGCGTCTCCAGGTGTTTAAGAGCACGTCTGGGGAGAAGCTGCTGGAGATCCAGGCCCACGACGATGAGGTGCTCTGCTGCGCCTTCTCCCCGGATGACCGTCTCCTAGCAACCTGCTCCAGTGATAGGAAGGTCAAGGTATGGTGTGGAAGCCTCCCCTCTGCCATTCAAACTTTGGACAGACTTCAGACAGACTTGCCTGACAACCCGACTTCGACATACAGAAGTGGTTTGTCTGTCTCTAATCTGTGTTGTGTGCCAGGTTTGGAAAGCAAATAAAGGAGTTGTATATCTATGTAACTACAGTATCTGTGTTGTGTGCCAGGTTTGGAATGTGGAGCGTGGGACTCTGATGAGGATGTTTGAGGACGAACACGAGGAGCACGTCAACCACTGTCAGTTCACCAACACACGCCGACGCCTCCTACTGGCCACCTGTTCCAACGACAAGTTCATGAAcactaaggtgtgtgtgtgtgtgtgtgtgtgtgtgtgtgtgtgtgtgtgtgtgtgtgtgtgtgtgtgtgtgtgtgtgtgtgtgtgtgtgtttattttatttttaaccaTGAAGTAGGCCATATTTTTTGCACTCTGGCTCTATAAGATAGATATATATCCCCCACactatatatgtatgtgtgtgtatgtatgtatatatatatatcctactctctctctctagctgtggaACATCAATAAACCCTCCTCCCAGAACACCATGTTTGGTCATTTGGAGCCTGTCAATCACTGCTGTTTCTCCCCTGATGATgcctacctctccacctcttccaGCGACGGAACCCTGAAGGTGGGCGGGGCATAGTCACCACCTATGTGTTTATATAAGCAAATATAGATAAAGGTTTTTCATTTAGGTGTAGACTACTATTATGTATTTAACAACATtaattgtgtgtgttttgtgtttcagCTGTGGGAGGTGTCCTCGGCTAATGAGTGGAAGTCCATAGACGTAGCGGACATGTTCCCGGAGCAGAGGGAGCAGACGGAGGTCATGGTGAAGTGCAGCACCTGGTCAGCAGACGGCAGGACCATCATCTGTGCTGCCAGGAACGCAGTCTTTGTGAGTGTTGAAGAGCCAGCCCTCCCCTGCTGAGTGAGTAAGCCTCTGCTCTGCTCCGTCAGGCTGGCATGGGGCCGTGGCGTGGGCACAGGGACTGAGGGGTGGTCCCCTGGCGGAGCTCCATGACTCGGACCTGATTTCACCCcccttgccctcagaacagcctcatttcGTCAGGGCATCAACTctacaaagcgttccacagggatgcggGCCATgctgactctaatgcttcccacagttgtatcaagttggctggatgtcctttgggtggtggaccattcttgataaaacTGTGAtaaacccagcagtgttgtagtttttgacacaaaccagtgtgtctggcacctactaccataccccgatcaaaggcacttaaatcttttgtcttgcccattcaccctctgaatggcacacaatatATGTCTCCattgtcttaaggcttaaaaTGTTTACTtgaacttgtctcctccccttcatttacactgattgaagtggatttaacaagtgacatcaatacgttttttttttaccaggattcacctggtcggtctgtcatggaaagagcataatGTTTTATATGCTGTGTTGACGCAGTGCATTGACAATCTGTCAATTTCTGTCTGTATTTGTGTTTAGCGGTATGTTCTTGTCTAGTAAACTGCTCCTAGAGCAATCTGTCTGTGAAACAATGAGAATGCCCTGGACAACTTGTCTTTCATGTTTTGGTATTTGGGCCTGTCTGTCCATCAGAGGGTAGAAGCGTGTGTTCTGACTGAGAATGAAGCCGTCCCACTCCTGGGAAATGGAAAggtctctgtgtccgtgtctgtTCTCTCCACTCCAGGAATCAGAGTGGCCTTGAATGTCAGAGTGGCCTTGAATGTCAGAGTGGCCTTGAATGTCAGAGTGGCCTTGAATGTCAGAGTGGCCTTGAATGTCAGAGTGGCCTTGAATGTCAGAGTGGCCTTGAATGTCAGAGTGGCCTTGAATGGCGTTGAATGTCAGAGTTGTCAGTCTGTAGGCTAGTATtgatagaagaagagagagcttGATGGACTTAAACAATTATGGTACGTAGAAACAGCAGTTGGAACTCCTTTTGTTTTCCACTTgaatctctgttttctctccgtTTCTTTCCCGTTCTTTTCTTCGGTCTGCTTTTCCCTTCACAATCCCACACTTTGCCAAGTTGGAAGATATGGAAATCGTCATCGATGGTTGAGATGCAGGTTGACAattattgtcatgagtcttgccctggaggcagaactgagccgATTCCGCTAGATGGGACAGCTGCAATGTCataaaaatgaatgaaaacaaaACCTGCAGTTGAGACTTCACTTAGCAGTTTATCAGGCTATTACCATGTTGCTTCCATCTAATCCCATCCTGTCATGTCCTTTACAGTTCACAATACATTTGAGTCATGTAACAAAGACTCCAGATCAATTTACAATTAGATCTCTACATGGTCTGACCTAACAACCCATGAGCCCTCCAAGGGGCCATCAAGAAGTGTCTAGAAAGTTATCACTAGTTTATGCATGGAAGCCATTTTGTGCCCCACATATTGGCAGTTGCACTAGAGAGCGATCACCAGCTTTAACAATGGTGTAGTGACAGATCCCTCCTGCTGTTCCCAGGTGTTTGATGTAGAGACGGCGGCCATGTTGTTGGAGATCCGGACCAGTCGTCTGAGCACGGTGCAGTACTGTCACGCTTGTCCCAGCAGCAACCTGGTGGCCATCGCACTGTCACACTATGCTgtggaggtacacacacacacacacagcctgttgaCTATTACACTGTGCCATGTAGGTACACACATGGTGGCTATAGCCCTATCAAACTACTACACCATCATACGGCAGGATATGACATCATAGGTCTCTTCCCTCCAGCTGTGGGACATAGAGACCAGTAAGAAGATGGCTGACTGTAGTGGTCATCTGAGCTGGGTCCATGGAGTCCAGTTCTCCCCTGACGGATCTCTACTGCTCTCCTGTTCTGACGACCAGACCGtcagggtaagtgtgtgtgtgtgtgtgtgtgtgtgtgtgtgtgtgtgtgtgtgtgtgtgtgtgtgtgtgcgtgcgtgcgtgcgtgcgtgcgtgcg is from Oncorhynchus gorbuscha isolate QuinsamMale2020 ecotype Even-year linkage group LG14, OgorEven_v1.0, whole genome shotgun sequence and encodes:
- the LOC123994384 gene encoding apoptotic protease-activating factor 1-like isoform X2, with amino-acid sequence MAMMEEGARSCLLQSRSSLEQDIRASYLMDHMISDGVLTGDEEDRIRSKPTRKEQAAALLELLLRKDNQAYISFYNALVRESYGDLASLLHNSLPLVSPEAEKSFSDGGTHYVQAVLSEGGVPQRPVVFVSRPALMNRVREKLHRLQKEPGWVTVFGMAGSGKSVLAAEAVRDHALITECFPGGVHWLSIGQLDRSDLLVRIQSLCFRLEQQSQEKDPSSSLHRPPGSLEEAKERLRFLMLRRYPRSLLILDDIWDSSVLKAFDIQCRVLLTTRDRSLADCVSGSKSEVAVESGLEEDQALEILALYVNRKPQRLPEQARSIVRECKGSPLVVSLIGALLREFPDRWAYYLHTLQQKKFKRIRKSSSYDYDALDQAMAASIQVLSEEHRELYIDLTVLEKDVKVPAKVLSVLWDLEPEEVEDVLQDFVNKSLLFRDCHHRPYLYYLHDLQLDFLAEMNRSGLESLHTKVVRQYQQRYSQGPPTSGDEECLYWFRFLTYHMAKANLTQELCSLMFSLDWVRTKAQIMGPAHLINDYVEYGAILDKERVAGPLPGVPVSERPPVGAASVP
- the LOC123994384 gene encoding apoptotic protease-activating factor 1-like isoform X1, yielding MAMMEEGARSCLLQSRSSLEQDIRASYLMDHMISDGVLTGDEEDRIRSKPTRKEQAAALLELLLRKDNQAYISFYNALVRESYGDLASLLHNSLPLVSPEAEKSFSDGGTHYVQAVLSEGGVPQRPVVFVSRPALMNRVREKLHRLQKEPGWVTVFGMAGSGKSVLAAEAVRDHALITECFPGGVHWLSIGQLDRSDLLVRIQSLCFRLEQQSQEKDPSSSLHRPPGSLEEAKERLRFLMLRRYPRSLLILDDIWDSSVLKAFDIQCRVLLTTRDRSLADCVSGSKSEVAVESGLEEDQALEILALYVNRKPQRLPEQARSIVRECKGSPLVVSLIGALLREFPDRWAYYLHTLQQKKFKRIRKSSSYDYDALDQAMAASIQVLSEEHRELYIDLTVLEKDVKVPAKVLSVLWDLEPEEVEDVLQDFVNKSLLFRDCHHRPYLYYLHDLQLDFLAEMNRSGLESLHTKVVRQYQQRYSQGPPTSGDEECLYWFRFLTYHMAKANLTQELCSLMFSLDWVRTKAQIMGPAHLINDYVEYGAILDKENSELRGHFQEFLSLNGHQLEQRPFPDVVQLALSQPDSSEVYRQALLQAQERATRGGLYLDWVNKSSLKSLSRLVVQPHQGSIYSACFSHDGTKIASCGSSKTLRVFKSTSGEKLLEIQAHDDEVLCCAFSPDDRLLATCSSDRKVKVWNVERGTLMRMFEDEHEEHVNHCQFTNTRRRLLLATCSNDKFMNTKLWNINKPSSQNTMFGHLEPVNHCCFSPDDAYLSTSSSDGTLKLWEVSSANEWKSIDVADMFPEQREQTEVMVKCSTWSADGRTIICAARNAVFVFDVETAAMLLEIRTSRLSTVQYCHACPSSNLVAIALSHYAVELWDIETSKKMADCSGHLSWVHGVQFSPDGSLLLSCSDDQTVRVWETKKVHTSSAVCLKRDSDVLFNNGDITVVAADNRNRLQVRNGRTGAVMFQSENQESRIRCTAICSQTSAVGLGREDGTIQVLEVPSGTSLATLQGHTRAVLHCQFTPEGHTLITSSEDTTIRVWRWRTGECVVLEGHKEQVRCFSLLTTSPSSETHLLSWSFDGTIKVWDMSSGERLQDLVCHQGAVLACDVSPDGQLFATTSADKTAKVWSSASWECVRLLNGHQDCVRSCRFSWDGRRLATGDDNGEIRLWNVKDGTLLKICSRDNKDAMDSLHGGWVTDLHFSPDNTMLLSTGGYIKWWNVEKGEALQTFYPTGANLKRIHVSPDFSTFVTIDNIGILYILKKVE